The following coding sequences are from one Geothrix sp. window:
- the rplQ gene encoding 50S ribosomal protein L17: MRHNVSGKRLGRTTNQRKALMKNLATALIESERIETTLVKAKELRTYVEPFITLAKEDTVANRRLAMARLGSKDAVQKLFGADFRKRFESRPGGYTRILKVGHRLGDAADMALIEFVDYTLPEPKAEDAE, translated from the coding sequence ATGCGTCACAACGTTTCCGGCAAGCGCCTGGGCCGCACCACCAACCAGCGCAAGGCCCTCATGAAGAACCTCGCGACCGCCCTCATTGAGAGCGAGCGCATCGAGACGACCCTGGTGAAGGCGAAGGAACTCCGCACGTATGTGGAGCCCTTCATCACCCTCGCCAAGGAAGACACCGTGGCCAACCGCCGTCTGGCGATGGCCCGCCTCGGAAGCAAGGACGCCGTGCAGAAGCTCTTCGGCGCCGACTTCCGCAAGCGTTTCGAGAGCCGTCCCGGCGGCTACACCCGCATCCTCAAGGTTGGCCATCGCCTCGGCGACGCGGCTGACATGGCCCTCATCGAGTTCGTGGACTAC